One window of Streptococcus suis genomic DNA carries:
- the rpmD gene encoding 50S ribosomal protein L30 has protein sequence MAQIKITLTKSPIGRKPEQRKTVVALGLGKLNSSVVKEDNPAILGMVNAISHLVTVEEVK, from the coding sequence ATGGCTCAAATTAAAATTACTTTGACTAAGTCTCCAATCGGTCGCAAACCAGAGCAACGTAAAACAGTTGTTGCACTTGGACTTGGTAAATTGAACAGCTCAGTTGTTAAGGAAGATAACCCAGCTATTCTTGGAATGGTGAACGCTATCTCTCACTTGGTAACTGTTGAAGAAGTTAAGTAA